The sequence below is a genomic window from Methanothermobacter sp..
GGAAAGAGGTCGGAGGACCAGATGCAAAGATAACAGTGATAACACGTGAAGACGGTTCCGGGACCCGAAAGGCCTTCGAAGAAATCGTGATGGGTAAGGAAACCAAGATAAAGAAGGACGCCATAGTTGAAAGTTCAACAGAGGCTGTTAAACAGGCTGTTAAGCAGGATGCAAACGCCATAGGTTTCATATCACTCGCAAACCTTGATGAAACAGTGAAGGCCCTCAAGATTGATGGTGTGGCCCCATCTGAACAGACAGTTGCAGATGGATCATACAAGATACAGAGGCCATTCCTCTTCCTGGTCAAGGGCAGTCCACAGGGAGCAGTCAAGGACTTCATTGACTGGGTACTAAGCCCAGAAGGACAGGAAATAGTCAAATCAGAAAAGGTGGTCCCAGCAAAGGCCTAGTGGTTTTTAATTAAAACCACAATTTTTTCTTTCCATCACCTTCAGTGAACTTTATTAACCAATAGGTGAAATCGATAACTGAAGGTGATGGAGATGGATGTAAAAACACGAAACATTCTCGTACTAATCATTATCATCGCACTTGCATATTTCATGATCAAACCAGGTTCAGATTACGAGAGAATTGAAATTGCAGGTTCAACCTCTGTTCAGCCAGTTGCCGAGAAACTCGCCGAGGAATACATGAAGGACCATCCGAATGTCAGAATAAACGTCCAGGGCGGCGGTTCTGGAATGGGTATAAGGACAGTACAGCAGGGTGTTGTTGATATAGGAACAAGTTCAAAGGCCCTCAAACCCGATGAGAAGAATGGACTTAAGGAATATGTTATAGGAAAGGATGGCATAGTTATAGCTGTCAACCACCAGAACCCTGTTGATGACCTCACAACAGAAGAGCTGAGGGACATCTTCAGCGGAAAGATCCGTAACTGGAAGGAGGTTGGAGGTCCAGATGCAGAGATACATGTTATAGTACGTGAGGAGGGTTCAGGAACCAGAAGCTCATTCAAATCACTTGTAATGAAGGATGAAAAGATAAGGTCAGATGCAATTGTCCAGGGGTCCACAGAATCCGTGAAACAGGCAATAAAGAGTGACCCCTATGCGATTGGCTTTGTCTCTATGGCCCATATGAGTTCAGATGTAAAGGCACTTGAGGTGAACGGAATAACCCCTTCTGAGACCACAATAGCTGATGGTTCCTATCCACTTGTTGTTCCATTTGAATTCATAACCCGGGGGGAACCTGTGGGGGTTGTGAAGGACTTCATTGAGTGGGTCTTTTCACCGGAGGGACAGGCGATTGTCAGGAGCCAGAAGGTTGTCCCTGCAATAGCAAATGTCTCAGATGATACCTAGGAGGTAAAATATGATCAGCAAGACAAGGG
It includes:
- a CDS encoding phosphate ABC transporter substrate-binding protein, which gives rise to MDTKLIIGIVVAIVIIAGAVLALGGGGQQEKIDIVGSTSVQPVAEKLAAEYMKKHPNVKINVQGGGSSVGIKSAQDGTADIGTSSKELKPDEKKGLTEYLIGKDGIAIIVNSKNPVSDLSKDQVKDIFSGKITNWKEVGGPDAKITVITREDGSGTRKAFEEIVMGKETKIKKDAIVESSTEAVKQAVKQDANAIGFISLANLDETVKALKIDGVAPSEQTVADGSYKIQRPFLFLVKGSPQGAVKDFIDWVLSPEGQEIVKSEKVVPAKA
- a CDS encoding phosphate ABC transporter substrate-binding protein, with protein sequence MDVKTRNILVLIIIIALAYFMIKPGSDYERIEIAGSTSVQPVAEKLAEEYMKDHPNVRINVQGGGSGMGIRTVQQGVVDIGTSSKALKPDEKNGLKEYVIGKDGIVIAVNHQNPVDDLTTEELRDIFSGKIRNWKEVGGPDAEIHVIVREEGSGTRSSFKSLVMKDEKIRSDAIVQGSTESVKQAIKSDPYAIGFVSMAHMSSDVKALEVNGITPSETTIADGSYPLVVPFEFITRGEPVGVVKDFIEWVFSPEGQAIVRSQKVVPAIANVSDDT